GAAGGTCGGCCAGCGTGCGGCGCAGGGGGATCTCCGGCGTCCATCCCAGCCCCCGCAGCCGCGATCCGTCGCCCAGCAGCAGGGGGACGTCCACGGGCCGCACGAGGCCAGGATCCTGCTCCACCCGCACCTCCACGCCGGAGATCTCCACCAGCGCGTCCAGCACCTCGCGCATCGACGACGCGGCGCCGGAGCAGACGTTGTAGGCGGTGGCGGGGACGCCGGCCTCGGCAAGGCGGCGGTAGGCGCGCACGACGTCGCGCACGTCCAGCAGGTCACGCCGCGCCTCCAGGTTCCCCACGCGCAGCACCGGCTCCGCATTGCCCGCGCGGATGGCGGCGATCTGGCGCGCCCAGCTCGGCAGGGCGAAGCGCGGGTCGTGCCCGGGGCCGGTGTGGTTGAAGGAGCGCGCCACCACCGCCTCCACCCCGCGCACGGCGGCCACGCCCACGCACGCCATCTCCGCCGCGGCCTTGGATGCGGCGTACGGGTTGGCGGGGCACAGCGGCCGCTCCTCGCTGATCGGCTGCTCCGCCTCCGGAACCGCGCCGTACACCTCGGCCGAGCCGGCCAGCACCATCCGCGTCCCCTCGGCCAGCGCCTCCACCAGCCGCAGCGTGCCGGTGGCGTTCGCGTCCCACGTCCCCACGGGGTCCCCGAACGAGTTGGCGACGCTGGCCTGCCCCGCCAGGTGGAAGACGGCCTCCGGGCGCGCCTCGGCCACCGCGGCGGCGATGGAGGCGGGGTCGGTCACGTCCAGCGCAAGCCAGCGCGCCCCCGCCGGGTCACCGGACGGGGGCGTGCC
The genomic region above belongs to Longimicrobium sp. and contains:
- a CDS encoding GDP-mannose 4,6-dehydratase; translation: MRALVTGAGGFVGSYLVRSLVADGVEVFAGSLEGTPPSGDPAGARWLALDVTDPASIAAAVAEARPEAVFHLAGQASVANSFGDPVGTWDANATGTLRLVEALAEGTRMVLAGSAEVYGAVPEAEQPISEERPLCPANPYAASKAAAEMACVGVAAVRGVEAVVARSFNHTGPGHDPRFALPSWARQIAAIRAGNAEPVLRVGNLEARRDLLDVRDVVRAYRRLAEAGVPATAYNVCSGAASSMREVLDALVEISGVEVRVEQDPGLVRPVDVPLLLGDGSRLRGLGWTPEIPLRRTLADLLAAEDERAGTAR